A stretch of DNA from Rhizobacter sp.:
CCTCACACAACACACGACGGAGACATGCGAATGACCTTCCACCGCTTCCCTGCCCGTGCGCTGCACATTGCTGCCGCGACGACCCTCTTCTGTGCTTTCTTCGCCGCACAAGCCGGCGAGGTCGAGGTGCTGCACTACTGGACCTCCGGCGGCGAAGCCAAGGCCGCCTCGGCCCTGAAGGCCACGCTGCAGGGCAAGGGCCACAGCTGGAAGGACTTCGCGGTCGCCGGCGGCGGCGGTGACTCGGCGATGACGGTGCTCAAGTCGCGCGTGGTCTCGGGCAATGCCCCGGCTGCGGCGCAGATCAAGGGCCCGTCGATCCAGGAGTGGGGCAACGAAGGCGTGCTCGCCAACCTCGATGACGTGGCCAAGGCCAACAACTGGGACGCGCTGCTGCCCAAGGTCGTCTCCGACGTGATGAAGCACAAGGGCCACTACGTTGCCGTGCCGGTCAACGTACACCGCGTCAACTGGCTCTGGGCCAACCCCGAGGCGCTGAAGAAGGCCAACGCCAAGATGCCGACCAACTGGGACGAGTTCTTCGTCACCGCCGAGGCGCTCAAGAAAGCCGGCCTCATCGCCGTGGCCCACGGCGGCCAGAACTGGCAGGACTTCACCACCTTCGAGTCGGTCGCGCTCGGCGTGGGCGGTGCCGACTTCTACCGCAAGGCCCTGGTGCAGCTCGACCCCGCCACGATCAAGGGCCCGACCATGCTGAAGGTGCTCACCACCTTCAAGCGCGTGAAGGGCTACACCGACAAGAACGCGCCCGGCCGGGACTGGAACCTCGCCACCGCGATGGTCATCCGCGGCGAGGCCGGCATGCAGCTGATGGGCGACTGGGCCAAGGGCGAGTTCATCGCCGCCGGCAAGGCGCCGGGCAAGGACTTCCTCTGCGCCGCCGCCCCCGGCACCGCCAATGCCTTCACCTTCAACATCGACAGCTTCGCGATGTTCAAGATCAAGAACACCGCCAACCT
This window harbors:
- a CDS encoding carbohydrate ABC transporter substrate-binding protein codes for the protein MTFHRFPARALHIAAATTLFCAFFAAQAGEVEVLHYWTSGGEAKAASALKATLQGKGHSWKDFAVAGGGGDSAMTVLKSRVVSGNAPAAAQIKGPSIQEWGNEGVLANLDDVAKANNWDALLPKVVSDVMKHKGHYVAVPVNVHRVNWLWANPEALKKANAKMPTNWDEFFVTAEALKKAGLIAVAHGGQNWQDFTTFESVALGVGGADFYRKALVQLDPATIKGPTMLKVLTTFKRVKGYTDKNAPGRDWNLATAMVIRGEAGMQLMGDWAKGEFIAAGKAPGKDFLCAAAPGTANAFTFNIDSFAMFKIKNTANLQAQKDMAAAIMSPEFQETFNLNKGSIPARLNMDMSKFDDCAKLSSKDFVATAKGNTLVPSIAHGMAVSSAAEGAIKDVVSQFWNTDAMTPEQAADRLVAAAKTR